In Zingiber officinale cultivar Zhangliang chromosome 8B, Zo_v1.1, whole genome shotgun sequence, a single genomic region encodes these proteins:
- the LOC122015007 gene encoding uncharacterized protein LOC122015007 isoform X6: protein MLTNDDSTKENQAKITSQLNYFQLGSGFLQSEAAMMVRHTKDPAKWWDSYGKHCPELQRMAIRLLNLTCSSCGSGQTWNAYEQVYLKKSSSLYQKKLNDLFLVIQNFKSKTQQARTKTFEGINPEVLSYEDEDEDEDEELITEKEVGEVSGAKKDMLVNVDVDEDVSEGVSFPGNYSGNEVDTCLSDPQSQGSASGVPLPGNHSGNEVDTCLSNPQSQGSPSGVPLPGNHSGNEVDTCLSNPQSQGSPSGVPLPGNHSGNEVDTCLYKPQPQSATSAGSHLYSEDWILSIMNETSEMTATMRVPLPGNHGGNEDDTSWYIPQPKSVASAGSHLYLDPWYHDGSFCQSRCRCVFLLLHSTSFSFLWGKKIEKEKPLIGLASVC from the exons ATGTTAACCAATGATGATTCGACGAAAGAAAATCAGGCAAAGATAACAAgtcaacttaattattttcaactaGGTTCAGGATTTTTACAAAGTGAGGCTGCAATGATGGTGAGACATACAAAAGATCCAGCTAAGTGGTGGGATTCATATGGAAAGCATTGTCCTGAGCTGCAAAGGATGGCGATTCGCCTATTAAATTTGACTTGTAGCTCTTGTGGAAGTGGACAAACTTGGAATGCATATGAgcaa GTTTACCTAAAGAAAAGCAGCAGCTTGTATCAAAAGAAGCTGAATGATTTGTTTCTTgtcattcaaaattttaaatcaaaaacCCAACAAGCTCGAACAAAAACATTTGAGGGCATTAATCCTGAAGTGTTGTcctatgaagatgaagatgaagatgaagatgaagaattgATAACTGAAAAGGAAGTTGGCGAAGTAAGTGGAGCAAAGAAGGATATGCTTGTCAATGTTGATGTAGATGAAGATGTTAGTGAAG GAGTTTCCTTTCCTGGAAATTATAGTGGAAATGAAGTCGATACATGTTTGTCTGATCCTCAAAGTCAAGGTTCAGCATCAG GAGTTCCCTTACCTGGAAATCATAGTGGAAATGAAGTGGATACATGTTTGTCTAATCCTCAAAGTCAAGGCTCACCATCTG GAGTTCCCTTACCTGGAAATCATAGTGGAAATGAAGTGGATACATGTTTGTCTAATCCTCAAAGTCAAGGCTCACCATCTG GAGTTCCCTTACCTGGAAATCATAGTGGAAATGAAGTGGATACATGTTTGTATAAACCTCAACCTCAAAGTGCAACATCAG CTGGTTCACATTTATATTCGGAAGATTGGATCCTTAGCATCATGAATGAAACTTCTGAAATGACAGCGACTATGC GAGTTCCCTTACCTGGAAATCATGGTGGAAATGAAGATGATACAAGTTGGTATATTCCTCAACCTAAGAGTGTAGCATCAG CTGGTTCACATTTATATCTGGATCCTTGGTACCATGACGGAAGCTTCTGTCAATCACGGTGCAGATGTGTGTTTCTACTTCTACATTCAACTTCCTTCAGCTTCCTTtggggaaaaaaaatagaaaaagaaaaaccgTTGATTGGCTTAGCCTCTGTTTGTTGA
- the LOC122015007 gene encoding uncharacterized protein LOC122015007 isoform X5 translates to MQNRKNASNRSDIAWKYGMEVDNNPRKIICSFCNKIISCGVYRFKQHLACTRKDVEACKSVPVEVKMEMAEVLTQLKKSSKRIMRNEEEEGMIESDPHKKGKMVKESISNKTIGNTLNSKKKLRDEACQQIVRFFRTSGIPFSCAKNPEFAKMFEFVGKCGSEFIPPSYHELENSSLEKEMKNTIDILEEYRYEWKKTGCSIICDEWTDMKGKFYCNFLVNNPAGTIFMKSIDTSGFSETTENIFEVLEEILEKVGEENVVQVMTNNTGNYKVAAKMLIEKRKKIVWSPCVIRLLDEILEDFEKNLSHHGITIAKGKKITTFIYSRIEIISTLRNFTKGKDFIGPTTTPSATAYLTLLYLFDIKDALITMCSMRMLKSEEVQQIVQDHGFWNDIVDCLNFALPIIEVILKIDSDEKPTMGFIYEETKCAKNRILSLNNTKGFETICKIIKERWNPLLHPLYSASYFLNPQLYRPDRTFENPNDHIDWLITMLTNDDSTKENQAKITSQLNYFQLGSGFLQSEAAMMVRHTKDPAKWWDSYGKHCPELQRMAIRLLNLTCSSCGSGQTWNAYEQVYLKKSSSLYQKKLNDLFLVIQNFKSKTQQARTKTFEGINPEVLSYEDEDEDEDEELITEKEVGEVSGAKKDMLVNVDVDEDVSEGVSFPGNYSGNEVDTCLSDPQSQGSASGVPLPGNHSGNEVDTCLSNPQSQGSPSGVPLPGNHSGNEVDTCLSNPQSQGSPSGVPLPGNHSGNEVDTCLYKPQPQSATSAGSHLYSEDWILSIMNETSEMTATMRAFLLSHPACRVTAC, encoded by the exons ATGCAAAATAGAAAAAATGCATCAAACAGATCAGATATTGCTTGGAAGTATGGAATGGAAGTTGATAataatccaagaaaaatcataTGTAGCTTCTGCAACAAAATAATATCCTGTGGTGTTTATCGCTTCAAACAACACCTAGCTTGTACTAGGAAAGATGTGGAAGCATGCAAGAGTGTACCCGTTGAAGTCAAGATGGAAATGGCTGAAGTTTTAACCCAGCTAAAGAAATCTTCAAAAAGGATAATGAGgaatgaggaagaggagggaaTGATAGAAAGTGATCCACATAAGAAGGGAAAGATGGTCAAAGAATCGATCTCGAATAAAACAATTGGTAACACTCTGAATTCTAAAAAGAAATTAAGGGATGAAGCTTGTCAACAAATTGTTAGATTTTTTCGCACAAGTGGCATTCCCTTTAGTTGTGCAAAAAATCCAGAATTTGcaaaaatgtttgaatttgttggaAAATGTGGTTCAGAATTTATACCTCCTTCCTACCATGAGCTTGAAAATTCTTCTCtagaaaaagaaatgaaaaatacaATTGATATACTCGAGGAGTACAGATATGAGTGGAAGAAGACAGGTTGCTCAATAATATGTGATGAATGGACAGATATGAAGGGAAAGTTTTACTGTAATTTTTTGGTGAATAATCCAGCGGGTACTATTTTTATGAAATCTATTGATACATCTGGCTTTTCAGAAAcaactgaaaatatttttgaggTATTGGAGGAAATACTTGAAAAGGTTGGAGAAGAGAATGTTGTTCAAGTGATGACTAACAATACTGGAAATTATAAGGTTGCTGCGAAGATGTTgatagaaaagagaaaaaaaatagtttggaGCCCTTGTGTCATCCGACTGTTAGATGAAATTTTAGAAGATTTTGAGAAAAACTTGTCACATCATGGGATAACTATTGCTAAAGGTAAAAAGATTACTACATTCATTTATTCAAGAATCGAAATTATTTCGACGTTAAGGAATTTCACTAAAGGCAAGGATTTCATTGGACCAACTACTACTCCATCTGCTACTGCATATTTGACTTTGTTATATCTTTTTGATATTAAAGATGCACTTATTACAATGTGTTCAATGCGGATGTTGAAGTCCGAAGAAGTACAACAAATAGTTCAGGATCATGGATTTTGGAATGACATAGTTGATTGTTTGAACTTTGCTCTTCCTATCATTGAAGTAATTTTGAAGATAGATTCTGATGAGAAACCAACCATGGGATTCATATATGAAGAGACAAAATGTGCAAAAAATAGAATTCTATCATTGAATAATACGAAAGG GTTTGAGACCAtttgtaaaataattaaagaGAGATGGAATCCACTACTTCACCCACTATATTCAGCAAGTTATTTTTTGAACCCTCAATTGTACCGTCCTGATCGCACTTTCGAGAATCCAAATGATCATATTGATTGGTTAATAACTATGTTAACCAATGATGATTCGACGAAAGAAAATCAGGCAAAGATAACAAgtcaacttaattattttcaactaGGTTCAGGATTTTTACAAAGTGAGGCTGCAATGATGGTGAGACATACAAAAGATCCAGCTAAGTGGTGGGATTCATATGGAAAGCATTGTCCTGAGCTGCAAAGGATGGCGATTCGCCTATTAAATTTGACTTGTAGCTCTTGTGGAAGTGGACAAACTTGGAATGCATATGAgcaa GTTTACCTAAAGAAAAGCAGCAGCTTGTATCAAAAGAAGCTGAATGATTTGTTTCTTgtcattcaaaattttaaatcaaaaacCCAACAAGCTCGAACAAAAACATTTGAGGGCATTAATCCTGAAGTGTTGTcctatgaagatgaagatgaagatgaagatgaagaattgATAACTGAAAAGGAAGTTGGCGAAGTAAGTGGAGCAAAGAAGGATATGCTTGTCAATGTTGATGTAGATGAAGATGTTAGTGAAG GAGTTTCCTTTCCTGGAAATTATAGTGGAAATGAAGTCGATACATGTTTGTCTGATCCTCAAAGTCAAGGTTCAGCATCAG GAGTTCCCTTACCTGGAAATCATAGTGGAAATGAAGTGGATACATGTTTGTCTAATCCTCAAAGTCAAGGCTCACCATCTG GAGTTCCCTTACCTGGAAATCATAGTGGAAATGAAGTGGATACATGTTTGTCTAATCCTCAAAGTCAAGGCTCACCATCTG GAGTTCCCTTACCTGGAAATCATAGTGGAAATGAAGTGGATACATGTTTGTATAAACCTCAACCTCAAAGTGCAACATCAG CTGGTTCACATTTATATTCGGAAGATTGGATCCTTAGCATCATGAATGAAACTTCTGAAATGACAGCGACTATGCGTGCGTTTCTACTTTCACACCCAGCGTGTAGAGTGACGGCGTGTTAA